From Variimorphobacter saccharofermentans, one genomic window encodes:
- a CDS encoding LysM peptidoglycan-binding domain-containing protein — translation MVVIVKKGDTLWKISRKYLGKGTRFKEIMKLNNLKKITIHVGQKLKVPVK, via the coding sequence ATGGTGGTAATAGTAAAAAAAGGCGATACCCTATGGAAAATTTCCCGTAAGTATCTTGGCAAGGGGACTCGCTTTAAGGAGATTATGAAGTTGAATAATCTAAAGAAGATTACGATCCATGTAGGTCAGAAACTTAAGGTGCCAGTGAAATAA
- a CDS encoding TrmH family RNA methyltransferase yields MKTQRIYSKNAIYQKFDVLRRNRNKRYKYNEFFVEGVRNINQAIANQWHISSFLYTKERPLSDWANETLKTVHTDINYELTAELMVDLSDKSDTSELIAIVKMREDNFQQISLSKNPFLVLFDRPSNKGNLGTIIRSCDAFGADGLIITGHAVDLYDPDVIVSSMGSFFKTPVIRISDNTKLEKFIQDIRLQYHDFKIVGTTAHKQHSIYDVDLTTPLMLMIGNETEGLCRAYKEQCDVLATIPMSDKSSASSLNVACAATVMFYETMHQRSKTI; encoded by the coding sequence ATGAAAACTCAAAGAATATATTCAAAAAACGCTATATATCAAAAGTTTGATGTACTACGTAGAAATAGAAATAAAAGATATAAGTATAATGAATTCTTTGTTGAAGGTGTCAGGAACATTAATCAGGCTATTGCTAATCAATGGCATATTTCTTCTTTCCTTTATACAAAAGAAAGACCACTATCTGATTGGGCAAACGAGACATTAAAAACTGTTCATACAGATATAAATTATGAATTAACCGCTGAACTTATGGTAGATTTAAGTGATAAATCGGATACATCTGAACTAATTGCAATTGTAAAGATGCGTGAGGATAACTTTCAGCAAATTAGTCTATCAAAGAATCCATTTCTTGTTTTGTTTGACAGACCATCTAATAAAGGAAATCTTGGAACTATAATTCGTTCCTGTGATGCATTCGGAGCAGATGGATTAATTATTACAGGACATGCTGTTGATTTATATGATCCTGATGTAATTGTTTCATCAATGGGGTCTTTTTTTAAAACACCTGTAATTAGAATTTCCGATAATACTAAATTGGAGAAATTTATTCAAGATATAAGGTTACAATATCATGACTTCAAAATAGTGGGAACGACCGCGCATAAGCAACATTCCATATATGATGTAGATCTAACTACACCTCTTATGCTAATGATAGGAAATGAAACAGAAGGATTATGCAGGGCATATAAAGAACAGTGTGATGTATTAGCAACGATACCGATGTCTGATAAATCTTCGGCATCATCATTAAATGTTGCATGTGCAGCAACAGTTATGTTCTATGAGACTATGCATCAGAGAAGTAAAACTATTTAA
- a CDS encoding PAS domain S-box protein, with the protein MGVFVFDMTTPTSSLAMNTLEELQLEVRIKRYDGCYRWCLLVASPYYNLDSKYAGYIGSIYDIHEKKEFEENLYRYRQIIHNATDIIFFLDLQGKILEVNQKAIDTYGYSKEELYLLDVKKIRHDWYFTDIEYQKACETGLLYESIHYRKDGSCFPVEVSAQGTKIGNEKVVICFVRDISDRKQAEKLIRDSELKYRTLFMNMRNGYAYYKIIYKNNKPVELRFEEVNDNFAALFDMKKDEVIGKNHLYVFPNSTEFLERILIHDYDRLMNGETIFFDEHYSETYNKWILLSVYMPEPGYLVTVLMDVTRIKQTEISLIAAKNAAEAANKAKSEFLANMSHEIRTPINGMVGMVDLTLLTKLDEEQRENLITAKACANQLLNIINDILDFSKMEAGKLSIENINFNIRELIEDVIKTHTKKVEEKGLDFKYSFSSSIPKILVGDPQRIRQVLNNLISNAIKFTQDGGISVDVKKLFAKDNEVTIQFSVIKFLQKYLSQYGECDIVVDGLEALDAYMISLKDEKPYDLICLDIMMPKVDGVKVLKNIRDMEIQKNIAADKRAKIIMTTALAETQFVQQAFEYGCNAYAAKPIDIEKLEEVLKKLDLVKDK; encoded by the coding sequence ATGGGCGTATTTGTCTTTGACATGACTACACCTACTTCTTCTTTAGCTATGAACACACTGGAGGAACTTCAGTTAGAGGTTAGAATAAAGCGATATGATGGATGTTACAGATGGTGCTTACTGGTAGCCTCTCCATATTATAATCTTGACAGTAAATATGCAGGGTATATTGGTTCTATTTATGATATTCATGAGAAGAAAGAATTTGAAGAGAATTTATACCGTTATCGTCAAATAATTCATAATGCTACCGATATCATCTTTTTCTTGGATTTACAGGGCAAGATTCTGGAAGTAAATCAAAAGGCGATCGATACCTATGGTTATTCAAAGGAAGAGCTATACTTATTGGATGTAAAAAAGATACGTCACGACTGGTATTTTACGGATATCGAATATCAAAAGGCATGTGAAACAGGACTATTGTACGAATCGATTCATTATCGTAAGGATGGGAGCTGCTTTCCGGTTGAGGTAAGTGCTCAGGGCACAAAGATTGGCAATGAAAAGGTGGTTATATGCTTCGTAAGAGATATATCTGACCGAAAACAGGCAGAGAAACTAATCAGGGATAGTGAATTGAAGTATCGGACTTTATTTATGAATATGCGGAATGGATACGCATATTATAAGATTATTTATAAGAATAATAAGCCTGTTGAGCTTCGGTTTGAAGAGGTAAATGATAATTTTGCTGCTTTATTCGATATGAAGAAGGATGAGGTTATTGGTAAAAATCATTTATATGTTTTTCCTAATAGTACAGAGTTTTTAGAGCGTATATTAATCCATGATTATGACAGGCTGATGAATGGAGAAACCATATTTTTCGATGAGCATTATTCTGAAACATATAACAAGTGGATTTTATTATCGGTATATATGCCGGAACCTGGTTATTTGGTAACTGTTCTTATGGATGTTACCAGAATAAAGCAGACGGAAATTAGTTTAATAGCAGCCAAAAATGCCGCAGAAGCTGCAAATAAAGCAAAAAGTGAATTTCTCGCCAATATGAGTCATGAAATTAGGACACCAATTAATGGTATGGTAGGTATGGTGGATTTGACCCTTTTAACGAAACTCGATGAGGAACAGAGGGAGAATCTGATAACGGCTAAGGCATGTGCCAATCAATTATTAAATATCATTAATGATATTTTGGACTTTTCAAAAATGGAGGCAGGAAAACTTTCCATTGAAAACATCAACTTTAATATCAGAGAATTAATTGAAGACGTGATAAAAACTCATACAAAAAAGGTGGAAGAAAAGGGCCTTGATTTTAAGTATTCCTTTTCCTCCTCAATTCCGAAAATATTAGTTGGAGATCCTCAAAGAATTCGTCAGGTACTTAATAATCTAATCAGTAATGCAATTAAGTTTACACAAGACGGTGGGATCAGTGTTGATGTAAAGAAGCTTTTTGCGAAAGATAATGAAGTGACCATACAATTCTCCGTAATTAAATTTTTACAAAAGTATTTATCACAATACGGAGAGTGTGATATCGTCGTGGACGGCTTGGAAGCGCTGGATGCATATATGATATCATTGAAGGATGAAAAGCCTTACGATCTGATTTGTTTGGATATCATGATGCCAAAGGTAGATGGAGTTAAGGTTCTAAAAAATATCAGAGATATGGAGATACAGAAAAATATAGCTGCTGATAAAAGAGCAAAAATAATTATGACAACTGCTTTAGCGGAGACACAATTTGTACAACAGGCGTTTGAATACGGATGTAATGCCTATGCAGCTAAACCAATAGACATAGAAAAGCTGGAAGAGGTTCTTAAAAAGCTGGATTTAGTAAAAGACAAATAA
- a CDS encoding nitroreductase family protein: MKKDFARAIEDRRTYYGLSKEAVVSNERIKEIVEHAVKHTPSSFNSQSARVLVLLEKEHDKFWNITMEALRKVVPAESFQATEEKINSFAGAYGTVLFYEDQNVVKALQDQFVLYKDNFPVWSQQSSGMLQLVIWVALENEGYGASLQHYTELVEKEVAKEWNVPDNWKLIAQMPFGKPISEPGNKDYAPLEERVKIYK; encoded by the coding sequence ATGAAAAAAGATTTTGCAAGAGCAATCGAGGATAGACGTACTTACTATGGATTAAGTAAGGAAGCAGTAGTTTCAAATGAGAGAATTAAAGAAATTGTAGAGCATGCAGTTAAACACACTCCATCCTCCTTTAACTCTCAAAGTGCCCGAGTGCTGGTTTTGTTAGAAAAGGAACACGATAAATTCTGGAATATTACGATGGAAGCATTGAGAAAGGTTGTACCGGCGGAGAGCTTCCAAGCAACGGAGGAAAAGATTAATTCCTTTGCAGGTGCGTATGGAACTGTATTATTTTATGAAGATCAGAATGTAGTAAAAGCTCTTCAAGATCAATTTGTGCTATATAAAGATAATTTCCCGGTTTGGTCACAGCAGTCAAGTGGTATGCTACAGCTTGTAATATGGGTGGCTCTTGAGAATGAAGGTTATGGCGCATCACTTCAGCATTATACTGAGCTTGTTGAAAAAGAGGTTGCGAAGGAATGGAATGTTCCTGATAACTGGAAATTAATTGCGCAAATGCCATTTGGAAAACCGATATCAGAACCAGGTAATAAGGATTATGCGCCATTAGAAGAAAGGGTTAAGATTTACAAATAA
- a CDS encoding DODA-type extradiol aromatic ring-opening family dioxygenase, whose translation MISSIFLCHGGPTLVIEKNEYTKFLNNLGKKYNPKAIVVFTAHWEEETTTISSIDGTYDMIYDFYGFPKELYSIQYPAKGSTEVATKVHTMLRKNGIESRFDESRGLDHGAWDILYLMYPKADIPVVQVSVDPRLSMEKQYEIGRAIKELGSEDILVIGSGSTVHNLATVDWNSVKAEGWAVEFDNWLIDKVERNDKDALFRYRQLAPHAIRAVPREEHLVPLFIAMGSGNNDKPNALHHSYVYGTLSYICIEF comes from the coding sequence ATGATTTCTTCTATATTTTTATGTCACGGTGGTCCGACCCTTGTAATAGAGAAAAATGAATATACGAAATTTCTGAATAACTTAGGAAAGAAATATAACCCTAAGGCAATCGTTGTATTTACAGCGCATTGGGAAGAAGAAACAACTACAATTTCATCAATAGATGGAACCTATGATATGATTTACGATTTTTATGGTTTCCCGAAGGAATTATATTCGATTCAATATCCAGCCAAAGGATCTACAGAAGTGGCTACTAAGGTACATACCATGCTTCGAAAGAATGGTATTGAAAGCAGGTTTGATGAAAGTAGAGGACTGGATCATGGCGCTTGGGATATTCTTTATTTAATGTACCCGAAGGCTGATATTCCGGTTGTTCAGGTGTCAGTTGATCCACGATTATCAATGGAGAAGCAATATGAAATAGGAAGGGCCATTAAGGAACTAGGAAGTGAGGATATATTAGTAATAGGAAGTGGTTCAACCGTTCATAATCTTGCAACAGTGGACTGGAATTCAGTCAAAGCAGAAGGATGGGCTGTTGAGTTTGACAACTGGCTTATCGATAAGGTAGAGAGAAATGATAAGGACGCTCTGTTTCGCTATAGACAGCTGGCACCACATGCAATACGAGCGGTGCCGCGCGAGGAGCATTTAGTTCCTTTATTCATCGCTATGGGAAGTGGTAATAATGATAAGCCCAATGCATTACACCATAGCTATGTATATGGAACATTAAGTTATATATGTATTGAATTCTGA
- a CDS encoding winged helix-turn-helix transcriptional regulator, translating to MDNFHMCPKFESAFELLGKRWTGLIIRTLLGGQKRFSDIAEAIPNMSARMLTERFKELEKAGIVVRKVYPEVPVRIEYELTEKGADLQYAMNEIQKWAEKWS from the coding sequence ATGGATAATTTTCATATGTGCCCGAAGTTTGAAAGTGCTTTTGAATTATTAGGTAAGAGATGGACTGGTTTAATTATCAGAACCTTATTAGGTGGACAAAAGCGTTTTTCAGATATTGCCGAAGCAATTCCTAATATGAGCGCTCGTATGCTCACGGAAAGATTTAAGGAGTTAGAAAAGGCGGGAATTGTTGTTCGTAAAGTATACCCGGAGGTTCCTGTTCGGATAGAGTATGAGCTCACAGAAAAGGGAGCGGATCTCCAGTACGCAATGAATGAAATTCAAAAATGGGCAGAGAAATGGAGCTAA
- a CDS encoding polysaccharide deacetylase family protein: MLTDEMVNSLDNGNENKADRRKRVNRIKVAIIILFILFLVLPTIYCIMLGLQVNRLEQQVSELLEIHKNYGITMNDSKNERYAYAAEKDVSEIKEDEPEEAIDMHVILDSEDALDTEATLEAESDERMTNQEGLMDKSPDKEEIEKKEDTDEIDVIENTEDIEDTKDTKDTQDTDNEEKVEKTKEKQGKYAGKKVYITFDDGPSVYTNEILDILEQYNVKATFFVTGKEDDYSKEIYRRIVNDGHTLGMHSYSHVYKKIYNSVEDFDKDFTKLRKLLYDTTGYMPSIFRFPGGSDNLVNKNGMEDFIRYLNKASIVYFDWNVVNGDATGYQYTKKQLIRNVLSGVENKKVSIVLMHDSPTKGKTVESLPDLLEKLIKEDAEILPLNEEVSPIQMIKADTIE, translated from the coding sequence GTGCTGACAGATGAAATGGTGAACTCTTTGGATAATGGAAATGAGAATAAGGCAGATAGAAGGAAACGTGTTAATCGCATCAAGGTAGCTATCATAATTCTATTTATCTTATTTCTTGTTCTGCCGACAATTTACTGTATAATGCTGGGGCTTCAGGTAAATCGGCTTGAACAGCAGGTAAGTGAATTGCTGGAAATACATAAAAATTATGGGATTACAATGAATGATTCCAAAAATGAACGATATGCTTATGCTGCTGAAAAGGATGTTTCTGAAATAAAAGAGGATGAACCAGAAGAGGCCATTGATATGCATGTAATACTGGATTCGGAGGACGCCTTGGATACGGAAGCTACATTAGAGGCAGAGTCAGATGAACGAATGACGAATCAGGAAGGCTTGATGGATAAGTCCCCTGACAAGGAAGAAATTGAGAAGAAAGAAGACACAGATGAAATTGATGTCATAGAAAATACAGAAGATATAGAAGATACAAAAGATACAAAAGATACACAAGACACAGACAATGAAGAAAAGGTTGAGAAAACGAAAGAAAAGCAGGGGAAGTATGCTGGTAAAAAGGTGTATATTACCTTTGATGACGGACCAAGTGTTTATACGAATGAGATATTGGATATCCTTGAACAGTATAATGTTAAAGCAACTTTTTTTGTAACTGGTAAAGAGGATGATTATTCGAAGGAAATCTATCGCCGGATTGTAAATGATGGACATACGCTTGGAATGCATTCCTATTCTCATGTTTATAAAAAAATATACAATTCTGTAGAAGATTTTGATAAGGACTTTACAAAACTGAGGAAATTGTTATATGATACTACTGGATATATGCCCTCTATTTTCCGATTTCCGGGAGGAAGCGATAATCTCGTAAATAAGAACGGAATGGAAGATTTTATTCGTTATCTGAATAAAGCTTCAATCGTTTATTTCGACTGGAATGTAGTGAATGGAGATGCGACGGGCTATCAATATACGAAAAAGCAATTGATAAGGAATGTGCTAAGCGGAGTGGAAAATAAAAAGGTATCCATCGTCCTGATGCATGACTCTCCAACTAAGGGGAAGACGGTTGAATCCCTTCCGGATTTGCTGGAGAAGCTGATCAAAGAGGATGCAGAGATTTTACCTTTAAATGAGGAGGTATCTCCAATTCAAATGATAAAGGCAGATACAATTGAGTGA
- a CDS encoding bactofilin family protein translates to MGFFKEFKDDLSQAVNELLPDDNLSEGDNNDDMVNTLDADDMNSVEKSDNDRINEWLEELAQEDMDTLKDTELKDEADLYDNMVDNLPDELVDNFEEDELTEEAEDNEYIEENKEENKEEEDDNMDDNVDLELLEALNAEQAEETEKEAAVQNNDMPKAKPAGSDDQVTVITKGTTITGSISSDGSLDVMGTITGDIECLGKLSITGKVKGNSTAAEVFVNTERLEGSINSEGSVKVGLGTVVIGDIIGTSGVIAGAVKGEIDIQGPIVVDSTAIIKGNIKAKSVQINNGAIIEGFCSLSYSDIDVDNIFE, encoded by the coding sequence ATGGGTTTTTTTAAGGAATTCAAAGATGATTTATCACAGGCAGTGAATGAATTGCTTCCGGACGACAACCTTAGTGAGGGCGACAATAATGATGATATGGTTAATACCTTAGATGCTGATGACATGAATTCTGTTGAGAAATCGGATAATGACAGAATCAATGAATGGCTTGAGGAATTAGCACAGGAGGATATGGATACTCTGAAAGATACCGAACTTAAGGATGAAGCTGATCTTTACGATAACATGGTAGATAACCTGCCCGATGAATTGGTAGATAACTTTGAAGAGGACGAGCTTACAGAAGAAGCGGAAGATAATGAATATATAGAAGAAAATAAAGAAGAAAATAAAGAAGAAGAGGATGATAACATGGATGATAATGTGGATTTAGAATTACTGGAAGCATTAAATGCAGAACAGGCAGAGGAAACAGAGAAGGAAGCTGCAGTGCAGAATAATGATATGCCAAAAGCAAAGCCCGCAGGAAGTGACGATCAGGTTACAGTGATTACCAAAGGAACCACTATCACTGGTAGCATCTCCTCCGACGGTTCTTTGGATGTTATGGGAACTATTACTGGCGATATCGAATGTCTTGGCAAATTATCCATTACTGGTAAAGTAAAGGGAAATTCTACTGCTGCTGAGGTGTTTGTTAATACAGAACGTTTGGAAGGAAGCATCAATAGTGAGGGTAGTGTCAAAGTCGGACTGGGTACCGTTGTGATTGGTGATATTATTGGTACTTCCGGTGTGATTGCAGGAGCGGTTAAGGGTGAGATAGATATTCAGGGACCTATCGTAGTGGATTCTACTGCAATCATTAAAGGTAATATAAAAGCCAAGTCTGTACAGATTAACAATGGCGCCATTATTGAAGGCTTCTGCTCCTTAAGCTATTCTGACATTGATGTGGATAATATTTTTGAATAA
- the pyrH gene encoding UMP kinase produces MKAYDRVLLKLSGEALAGDKRTGFDEDTCIRVANQVKQLVTEGIQVSIVIGGGNFWRGRTSETIDRTKADQIGMLATVMNCIYVSEIFRYVGIPTEVFTPFQCGSMTKLFSKDGVIDCMSRGGVAFLAGGTGHPYFSTDTATVLRAVELDCDIILMARAVDGVYDCDPKLNPNAKKFHEIPLQEVLDKKLGVVDLTATVLCIENKMPILLFGLSEDNSIVAAAQGKSNGTRMIVK; encoded by the coding sequence ATGAAGGCATATGATAGAGTTTTACTTAAATTGAGCGGAGAAGCTTTGGCTGGAGACAAAAGAACAGGTTTTGATGAGGATACCTGTATCCGGGTTGCGAATCAGGTTAAGCAGCTGGTGACAGAGGGAATTCAGGTAAGCATCGTAATTGGCGGGGGTAATTTCTGGCGAGGTAGAACCAGCGAGACAATAGACCGTACAAAGGCTGATCAGATTGGTATGCTGGCTACGGTAATGAACTGTATTTATGTTTCGGAGATTTTTCGATATGTAGGAATACCAACAGAAGTATTTACACCCTTTCAATGCGGTAGCATGACGAAGTTGTTTTCTAAGGATGGCGTTATTGATTGCATGAGCAGGGGAGGGGTTGCTTTCCTTGCCGGTGGAACAGGACATCCATATTTTTCCACAGACACTGCTACGGTACTTCGAGCAGTCGAATTAGATTGCGATATTATCCTTATGGCCAGAGCCGTTGACGGAGTATATGACTGCGATCCGAAATTAAATCCGAATGCAAAGAAGTTCCATGAGATTCCTCTTCAGGAGGTTCTCGATAAAAAGTTAGGAGTTGTGGATCTGACTGCAACGGTGCTTTGTATTGAGAATAAGATGCCTATTTTATTATTCGGATTATCAGAGGATAACAGCATAGTAGCAGCAGCGCAAGGTAAATCAAATGGTACACGTATGATAGTAAAGTAA
- the frr gene encoding ribosome recycling factor, producing MDAKLDQFSTKMEKTIQTLKEEYSTIRAGRANPHLLDKLRVDYYGQPSSLQSVANISVPEARVIQIQPWESKLIKDIEKAIINSDLGLTPSNDGKIIRLVFPELTEERRKELVKDIKKKAENAKVAIRNIRRDANDLFKKQNKASEISEDEFKHLEDEVQKLTDRYIAEIDKVMEEKSKEVLTV from the coding sequence ATGGATGCAAAGCTAGATCAATTTAGTACGAAAATGGAAAAGACAATTCAAACCTTGAAAGAAGAATATTCTACAATACGTGCCGGTAGAGCAAATCCACATCTGTTAGATAAGCTTCGGGTGGATTATTACGGACAGCCATCATCATTACAATCGGTAGCGAATATCTCGGTGCCGGAAGCAAGAGTAATCCAAATACAACCATGGGAAAGCAAGTTGATTAAAGATATAGAGAAAGCAATTATCAATTCCGATTTAGGACTAACACCTAGCAACGATGGTAAAATCATTCGTTTGGTTTTCCCTGAGTTAACGGAAGAAAGAAGAAAAGAGCTAGTTAAGGATATTAAGAAGAAGGCAGAAAATGCGAAGGTGGCAATCAGAAACATCAGACGCGATGCCAACGATCTTTTCAAAAAACAAAATAAAGCAAGTGAGATCTCTGAGGATGAATTCAAACACTTAGAAGATGAGGTTCAGAAGCTTACAGACCGTTATATTGCAGAAATTGATAAGGTTATGGAAGAAAAATCGAAAGAGGTTCTTACTGTATAA
- a CDS encoding isoprenyl transferase: protein MKENELKIPNHVAIIMDGNGRWAKKKRMPRNYGHTQGSKVVERICEEAYKMGIKYLTVYAFSTENWKRPQEEIDSLMKLLQTYLDTSINTSKKNNMRVRIIGDTSKLSDKIRKSIIELEEASKNNTGLNFQVAINYGSRDEIIRAVKAIAMDVKENKATIDQIDESFFEQYLDTKGIPEPDLLIRTSKEQRLSNFLLWQLAYTEFYFPDVLWPDFNKKELQKAVEYYSSRKRNFGAISMQE, encoded by the coding sequence ATGAAGGAAAACGAATTAAAGATACCAAATCACGTTGCGATTATCATGGATGGAAACGGACGTTGGGCAAAAAAGAAGAGAATGCCTCGTAATTACGGGCATACACAGGGAAGTAAGGTAGTGGAACGAATCTGTGAAGAGGCCTACAAGATGGGAATAAAGTATTTAACGGTCTATGCATTCTCAACGGAGAATTGGAAAAGACCCCAGGAAGAAATCGATTCCTTAATGAAGCTTCTGCAGACATATCTGGATACCAGTATTAATACCAGTAAAAAGAATAATATGAGAGTACGTATCATTGGAGATACGTCAAAATTATCGGATAAAATACGCAAGAGTATCATTGAGTTGGAGGAGGCTTCAAAGAATAATACAGGCTTAAATTTTCAGGTTGCCATAAATTATGGTTCCAGAGATGAGATTATTCGTGCGGTAAAAGCCATAGCGATGGATGTGAAAGAGAATAAAGCAACCATCGATCAAATTGATGAGTCATTCTTTGAGCAATATTTAGATACCAAAGGAATTCCTGAACCGGATTTGCTGATACGAACGAGCAAGGAGCAAAGATTATCGAATTTCCTTCTATGGCAGTTAGCTTATACCGAGTTTTATTTTCCTGATGTTTTATGGCCTGATTTTAATAAAAAGGAATTACAAAAGGCAGTAGAATACTACAGCAGTAGAAAAAGAAATTTTGGAGCAATATCAATGCAGGAATAG
- a CDS encoding phosphatidate cytidylyltransferase: MFRTRLISGIILLAIAITVVILGGNVLFATLFVISLIGLMELYRVIKLNKALPGILGYLAGIAFYMLLYFNLQQFYMLLFIAFLLLLLVVYVFLFPKYTSEQIAIVFLGLFYVSIMLSYIYQVRMLNDGAWLIWLVFIGAWGSDTCAYCVGMLFGKHKFSPRLSPKKSIEGCIGGVIGAALLGLLYATFFQDRILNMDNPQVVFAIIGASSSIISQIGDLAASAIKRNHDIKDYGTLIPGHGGVLDRFDSIIFTAPIVYYLTIIFLR, translated from the coding sequence ATGTTTCGAACAAGATTAATTAGTGGTATCATATTATTAGCAATTGCAATTACTGTGGTAATTCTTGGTGGTAATGTGTTGTTTGCGACTTTATTTGTGATATCTCTAATTGGTTTGATGGAATTATACCGGGTTATCAAATTGAATAAAGCGTTACCAGGTATTCTTGGTTACCTCGCTGGAATAGCATTTTATATGTTGCTTTATTTTAATTTACAGCAATTCTATATGCTGTTATTTATTGCTTTTCTGTTATTGCTTTTGGTGGTATATGTTTTTTTATTCCCAAAGTATACATCGGAGCAAATTGCAATCGTTTTTCTGGGACTATTCTATGTTAGTATCATGTTATCTTACATATATCAGGTTCGTATGCTTAATGATGGTGCATGGCTGATTTGGCTTGTATTCATAGGAGCTTGGGGATCTGATACCTGTGCATATTGTGTCGGGATGTTATTTGGAAAGCATAAGTTTTCACCGAGACTGAGCCCCAAGAAGTCCATTGAGGGTTGTATTGGTGGAGTTATTGGTGCTGCATTACTTGGCCTATTATATGCTACATTTTTTCAAGATAGAATTCTGAATATGGATAATCCGCAGGTGGTGTTTGCCATAATAGGAGCTTCTTCCAGTATAATCTCGCAAATTGGAGATTTGGCAGCATCTGCTATTAAACGAAATCATGATATTAAAGATTATGGTACCCTGATACCTGGTCATGGCGGAGTATTAGACCGTTTTGATAGTATTATTTTTACCGCTCCAATCGTATACTATCTGACAATCATATTTTTAAGATAA